Proteins found in one Fulvitalea axinellae genomic segment:
- a CDS encoding Gfo/Idh/MocA family oxidoreductase → MIRLGVIGTGKITGRLLEAVKESEGIEAVAVYSRTEEKGRAFADEYDIPKVFTSLEAFGQSREIDAVYVASPNAMHAQQAEAMMRAGKHVLCEKPFASNTKEVRSMIQTAKECGVTLMEAMMTTHTPNFEAIRQNLPRLGKIRRFSANFCQYSSRYDSHKAGQYTNTFDPTLSNGSLVDIGVYCVAPCVHLFGQPESVYAQAQMLSTGVDGMGTVCLRYDGFEAVLTHSKMHNSTLPSEIQGEEGSIIIERISLTERILFVGRDGSEEDLSVPQHVNRMRYEVADFVKTINEGRTESSVNTFERSLQTIGIMDEARKQIGLVFPADKK, encoded by the coding sequence ATGATACGATTAGGCGTAATAGGCACTGGCAAAATCACCGGACGATTGCTGGAAGCCGTTAAGGAAAGCGAAGGCATCGAGGCTGTGGCGGTATATTCCCGCACGGAGGAAAAAGGGCGGGCGTTCGCCGACGAATACGATATCCCGAAAGTATTCACCAGTCTGGAAGCCTTCGGCCAAAGCCGAGAAATCGACGCCGTGTATGTGGCCAGCCCCAACGCCATGCACGCCCAGCAGGCCGAAGCCATGATGCGCGCCGGTAAACACGTACTTTGCGAAAAGCCTTTCGCATCAAATACAAAAGAGGTCCGGAGCATGATCCAAACGGCGAAAGAATGTGGCGTAACGCTAATGGAAGCCATGATGACCACGCATACGCCGAACTTCGAGGCCATTCGCCAGAACTTGCCCCGCTTGGGAAAAATCCGCCGTTTTTCGGCCAACTTCTGCCAATACTCTTCACGCTACGACTCGCACAAGGCCGGGCAATACACCAATACCTTCGACCCGACGCTCTCCAACGGTTCGCTGGTCGATATCGGGGTTTATTGCGTGGCGCCATGCGTCCACCTGTTCGGCCAACCCGAAAGCGTATACGCCCAAGCGCAGATGCTCTCCACCGGCGTGGACGGAATGGGTACCGTTTGCCTGCGCTACGATGGGTTCGAGGCCGTGCTCACGCACTCCAAAATGCATAACTCCACGCTTCCCTCGGAGATTCAGGGCGAGGAAGGCTCCATTATCATCGAGCGTATCTCTCTTACGGAACGCATCCTATTCGTGGGCAGGGACGGATCGGAAGAAGACCTTTCCGTTCCGCAACACGTCAACCGCATGCGCTACGAGGTGGCCGATTTCGTAAAAACGATCAACGAAGGCCGTACGGAATCCTCTGTCAACACTTTCGAGCGCTCTTTGCAGACTATCGGAATTATGGACGAGGCCCGGAAACAGATCGGGTTGGTTTTTCCGGCAGACAAAAAATGA
- a CDS encoding glycoside hydrolase family 127 protein, which produces MKKTFLTLWALVAFAGAVSAQTKSGKELPKDYPIVPVPFNEVRLQDDFWLPRLKTQAKTLVPFALGKTEKAVENLRRAGDYLHGVKGEMPFPHRFISSDLYKVMEGAAYILMVEEDPALEERLDKIIDVIGRAQKEDGYLYVAHATGVSKHYRDKWGGGGMGDKPYSFVLHSHELYNIGHMYEAAVAYYQATGKRKFLDIAEKSAQHVNRVFFEGEKGYNGGKPVNQAPGHQEIELGLVKLYRATGNKLYLEMSRKFLDVRGITYKPDGERVMSGSYAQQHAPVADQSEAVGHAVRAAYMYAAMADNMALHEDDAFMGALDRIWHDIADTRMHITGGLGAVHGIEGFGPQYVLPNKSAYNETCAAVANVFFNFRMFLLTKDAKYMDVAEVSLYNNALAGVNMDGNRFFYVNPLEATGDKHFNQGSAGRSPWFGTACCPSNIARLMPQVSGYMYSHTDDEIYVSLYAANETTVELKKTAVKLRQETRYPFGGQVNITVTPETKSKKKRTFAMKFRLPTWARGERFVPGELYSYVNDGAGEWSLKVNGKKVESGIENGFVTVRRAWKAGDKVTFELPMEARYTKAIEKVEADRDRLAVTRGPLVYCAEGADNEKAVQAYAFGKRPDKGAKKSETINEGPLRNVERITVPARQISADGVTASELNMVPYYAWNNRGKGSMIVWVPNKDEVAMRFVGKNPEKGIKTIKASYTHSHDAVYAAIDGKIGEKSSDESISRWTSWNKKGQKQWLELELEKSREIRSVGVFWFDDAKGVRLPAEWSVEYRVNGEWKPFKLYVTDAYNLFKDQYNIVHPANRLKCDAIRINMTPRKDSAVGVLEVDIDYEEKEL; this is translated from the coding sequence ATGAAAAAGACTTTTTTGACGCTTTGGGCTCTCGTCGCTTTTGCGGGGGCAGTTTCGGCCCAGACCAAATCCGGCAAGGAGTTGCCGAAAGATTATCCCATCGTACCCGTGCCTTTCAACGAGGTGCGTCTTCAGGACGATTTTTGGTTGCCCCGCCTGAAGACCCAAGCCAAAACCTTGGTGCCTTTCGCCTTGGGCAAAACGGAAAAAGCGGTGGAGAACCTGCGTCGCGCCGGCGACTATCTACACGGCGTAAAGGGCGAGATGCCTTTCCCGCACCGTTTTATCTCTTCCGATTTGTATAAAGTGATGGAAGGCGCTGCCTACATCCTGATGGTGGAGGAAGATCCGGCTCTGGAAGAGCGTCTCGACAAGATAATCGACGTGATAGGACGTGCCCAAAAAGAGGACGGATACCTTTATGTGGCCCACGCCACAGGAGTTTCGAAGCATTATCGCGACAAGTGGGGCGGTGGCGGAATGGGCGACAAGCCGTACAGTTTTGTGCTTCATAGCCACGAGCTTTACAATATCGGGCATATGTACGAGGCCGCGGTGGCGTATTATCAGGCTACCGGAAAGCGGAAGTTTTTGGATATCGCCGAAAAGAGTGCCCAGCACGTTAACCGTGTGTTTTTTGAGGGGGAAAAAGGCTATAACGGAGGCAAACCGGTGAACCAGGCTCCCGGTCACCAAGAGATCGAATTGGGCTTGGTAAAGCTGTACCGCGCTACGGGCAATAAGCTTTATCTCGAAATGTCGAGAAAATTCCTCGACGTAAGGGGAATCACTTACAAACCCGACGGCGAGCGGGTAATGTCGGGCAGTTATGCCCAACAGCATGCGCCCGTAGCCGACCAAAGCGAAGCCGTGGGACACGCAGTGCGCGCCGCATACATGTACGCCGCTATGGCCGACAATATGGCCTTGCACGAAGACGACGCCTTTATGGGAGCTTTGGACCGCATTTGGCACGATATCGCCGATACCCGCATGCATATTACCGGCGGTTTGGGAGCCGTGCACGGCATTGAGGGTTTCGGTCCGCAGTATGTTTTGCCAAACAAATCGGCGTATAACGAGACATGCGCGGCCGTGGCCAACGTGTTTTTCAACTTCCGGATGTTTTTGCTGACCAAGGACGCCAAGTATATGGACGTGGCCGAGGTGTCGCTGTACAACAACGCCTTGGCCGGCGTGAATATGGACGGCAACCGTTTCTTCTACGTCAATCCGCTGGAGGCTACTGGCGACAAGCATTTCAACCAAGGTTCCGCCGGGCGTTCGCCTTGGTTCGGCACGGCGTGTTGCCCGAGTAATATCGCCCGCCTGATGCCGCAGGTGTCCGGCTATATGTATTCGCATACCGACGACGAGATCTACGTGTCGCTCTACGCTGCCAACGAGACAACCGTTGAGTTGAAGAAAACGGCGGTGAAATTGAGACAGGAAACCCGCTATCCGTTCGGTGGCCAAGTGAATATTACCGTTACGCCCGAAACCAAATCGAAAAAGAAAAGAACCTTCGCTATGAAATTCCGTCTGCCCACTTGGGCCCGTGGCGAGCGCTTTGTACCCGGCGAGCTGTATTCCTACGTAAACGACGGCGCCGGCGAATGGAGCCTGAAAGTAAACGGGAAGAAAGTGGAGTCCGGCATAGAGAACGGCTTCGTGACCGTACGTAGGGCATGGAAAGCCGGCGATAAAGTCACTTTTGAACTTCCGATGGAAGCCCGCTATACCAAGGCCATAGAAAAAGTGGAGGCTGACCGTGACCGATTGGCGGTAACCCGAGGCCCGCTGGTGTACTGCGCCGAAGGGGCAGACAACGAAAAGGCGGTACAGGCTTACGCCTTCGGAAAGCGTCCAGATAAGGGCGCCAAGAAATCGGAGACGATCAACGAAGGCCCTTTGCGCAACGTGGAGAGGATCACCGTGCCGGCCCGCCAAATCAGCGCCGATGGAGTGACGGCTTCGGAACTGAATATGGTGCCGTACTACGCTTGGAACAACAGAGGCAAAGGCTCCATGATCGTGTGGGTGCCGAACAAGGACGAGGTGGCTATGCGTTTTGTGGGGAAGAATCCGGAGAAAGGAATAAAGACGATAAAAGCCTCGTACACCCACAGCCATGACGCCGTATACGCGGCCATAGACGGCAAAATAGGCGAAAAGTCATCTGACGAGAGCATTTCTCGCTGGACATCCTGGAACAAGAAAGGCCAGAAGCAATGGTTGGAGCTAGAGCTGGAAAAAAGCCGTGAGATCCGTAGCGTAGGCGTATTCTGGTTCGACGATGCCAAGGGCGTAAGGCTCCCCGCCGAATGGTCGGTAGAGTACAGGGTAAACGGCGAGTGGAAGCCCTTCAAACTCTATGTAACCGACGCCTATAACCTGTTCAAAGATCAATACAACATCGTACACCCCGCCAATCGCCTGAAGTGCGACGCTATCCGGATCAATATGACGCCACGGAAAGACAGTGCGGTAGGAGTCTTGGAAGTGGATATCGATTATGAGGAGAAGGAACTCTAG
- a CDS encoding AGE family epimerase/isomerase — protein MKKISGILMALALLAGCAGKKTSVENATADGLSKPLDNLFAFFDNNSYNDSLGVYFSEVDNAGKLLSEKVFTVAHDRLIYGLSYTSDQHPERLAKAKRMYAFQKENLIGNDSLGLFSHSFSEKGMNPKTEILDVWQQAYGMCGLAELYRKTGDKQLLETIHGLHKGFINRFHDDIRGGFWGEYHRKNGPVEGSKSLQSLMYPITAYMANLWLADKENRNLYEPYLTENLALLAKNAWNDGRGWVNVKFDDNWNPCESQGEKPCFTVTPGHNFQLSALLQRTKDFGFLPASLCSEYTALGRKILDVTMRKPVFDETVKQGFFSEINPATDSVLDKRKTWWQHAEAVIALTLAGDGHKNEADKIKAFFFDKFQDYENGGEYFYISEDDVPHSQEMKGSIGKSTYHTIELVRFLRESSLKKEAKQ, from the coding sequence ATGAAAAAAATCTCCGGAATCCTGATGGCGCTGGCCCTGTTGGCCGGTTGCGCGGGAAAGAAAACGTCTGTGGAGAACGCTACGGCGGACGGGCTTTCGAAACCGTTGGACAATCTCTTCGCCTTTTTCGACAACAACTCTTACAACGATTCGCTTGGCGTATATTTTTCCGAAGTGGATAATGCTGGGAAGTTGCTTTCGGAAAAAGTGTTTACCGTGGCGCATGACCGGCTTATTTACGGCCTTTCCTACACTTCTGACCAACATCCGGAGCGTTTGGCGAAGGCCAAACGCATGTACGCTTTTCAGAAAGAAAATCTGATAGGAAACGATTCTCTGGGACTCTTTTCCCATTCCTTTTCCGAAAAAGGAATGAATCCGAAGACCGAAATTCTTGACGTCTGGCAACAGGCTTACGGAATGTGCGGATTGGCTGAGCTTTACCGAAAGACGGGTGACAAACAGTTGCTTGAAACCATTCACGGCTTGCACAAAGGCTTCATAAACCGCTTTCATGATGATATCCGTGGAGGTTTTTGGGGAGAATATCACCGCAAAAACGGTCCCGTGGAAGGAAGCAAGTCTTTGCAGTCGCTGATGTATCCGATTACGGCGTATATGGCCAATCTTTGGTTGGCGGATAAGGAAAACCGTAATTTGTATGAGCCGTACCTGACCGAAAACCTTGCGCTCTTGGCAAAGAACGCTTGGAATGATGGCCGGGGTTGGGTAAACGTAAAGTTTGATGACAATTGGAATCCGTGCGAAAGTCAGGGTGAAAAGCCGTGTTTCACCGTAACGCCCGGCCACAACTTCCAGCTTTCGGCCCTTTTGCAACGGACCAAGGATTTCGGTTTTCTGCCAGCTAGCCTCTGTTCGGAATATACGGCCTTGGGCAGAAAGATTTTGGATGTGACGATGCGCAAACCAGTCTTCGATGAAACGGTGAAGCAAGGCTTCTTCAGTGAAATAAATCCCGCAACCGACAGCGTTTTGGATAAACGCAAAACTTGGTGGCAGCACGCCGAAGCGGTAATTGCGCTAACCCTTGCCGGAGATGGGCACAAGAACGAAGCGGATAAGATCAAGGCATTCTTCTTCGACAAATTCCAAGATTACGAAAATGGAGGCGAGTATTTCTATATTTCCGAAGACGATGTTCCCCACAGTCAGGAAATGAAAGGAAGTATAGGAAAGTCCACTTACCACACTATCGAACTCGTCCGGTTTCTGCGCGAAAGCTCCTTGAAAAAAGAGGCGAAACAGTAA